In one Nicotiana sylvestris chromosome 8, ASM39365v2, whole genome shotgun sequence genomic region, the following are encoded:
- the LOC104234738 gene encoding uncharacterized protein produces MALASQSQNSVKRYFTKALKPNLASHTQPIQLENINHLEVPSSNEFDLDSLKFDPRERTQILDFHPNHRDVIRREYLRQCPCQPRLHNFPKTNFSGSMRRFNPKWFDDEYHDWLEYSVSKDASYCLFCYLFKDNNIHQGGGDVFPSIGFKSWHKKKSFDKHGSSSIHNESKKKCQDLRQQRSIQSSFERQSNQLKHEYWIRLTASVNVVRLLITQGLAFRGHDESKSSLSRGNFLQTLSWYAKVCDNIRDYVLEHAPQNDQMISPIIQKDIVTACKIETTKAIIEELNGDYFALLVDESFDTSRKEKMEISAIVNLLDQHSLSLSYVRGQYYDGASNMQGSLFKRMDEFRESQKERIQEALDMAELTTGRGLNQEFGLSRACDTRWGSHFKSFNNFILIFGSILDVLELLVLDAHSTDERSKAMGYLRACQTFEFDGLYVSSLRSRRKPDDCTVLHHYRVDVFCKIIDWQIQELNERFDEVTTHLLHGIACLNPINSFSSFDIRKIMRMAELYPDDFDEFSMGALENQLASYIIDVRDVDERFSDLHGLCDLSKRLVQTKKHSNYPLVFRLVKLALLLPVATASVKRAFSAMKFIKNDLRSRMNDEFFSGCLVPYVEKNVFDSISNDAIIKTFQDMKPRRVQL; encoded by the exons ATGGCATTGGCATCCCAG TCTCAAAATTCAGTGAAGAGGTATTTTACCAAAGCACTAAAACCAAATTTGGCTTCTCATACTCAACCTATCCAGTTGGAGAATATCAACCATTTAGAAGTACCATCTTCTAATGAATTTGATTTGGATTCTTTAAAGTTTGATCCGAGGGAAAGAACTCAAATCTTGGACTTCCATCCAAATCATCGTGATGTTATTAGGAGAGAATACCTTCGACAATGTCCTTGTCAACCTCGACTTCATAACTTTCCTAAAACAAATTTTTCTGGATCAATGCGTCGATTTAATCCTAAATGGTTTGATGATGAATATCATGATTGGTTGGAGTACAGTGTAAGTAAAGATGCATCctattgtttgttttgttatctaTTTAAAGATAATAATATTCATCAAGGTGGAGGTGATGTATTTCCAAGTATAGGGTTTAAGAGTTGGCATAAAAAGAAAAGTTTTGATAAACATGGATCGAGTAGCATTCACAATGAGTCAAAAAAGAAATGCCAAGATTTGCGGCAACAACGGTCTATTCAATCTTCATTTGAGAGGCAATCTAATCAACTTAAGCATGAGTATTGGATTCGCTTAACTGCTTCAGTTAATGTAGTAAGGCTTCTTATAACTCAAGGATTAGCATTTCGAGGTCATGATGAATCTAAGTCTTCACTTAGTAGGGGTAATTTTCTTCAAACTCTCTCATGGTATGCAAAAGTATGTGATAACATTCGTGATTATGTACTGGAACATGCTCCTCAAAATGATCAAATGATTTCTCCAATAATTCAGAAAGACATTGTAACTGCATGTAAGATAGAAACAactaaagctataattgaggaaCTAAATGGTGATTACTTTGCCTTGCTAGTTGATGAATCTTTTGATACGTCCCGCAAAGAGAAAATGGAGATT AGTGCAATTGTTAATTTACTTGATCAACACTCCTTAAGTCTATCATATGTACGTGGACAATATTATGATGGGGCAAGCAATATGCAAG GATCTTTGTTTAAGCGTATGGATGAATTTCGAGAATCTCAAAAAGAAAGAATTCAAGAGGCATTAGATATGGCTGAGCTTACAACCGGTCGGGGCTTGAATCAAGAATTTGGTCTTTCAAGAGCATGTGATACTCGTTGGGGATCTCACTTTAAATCTTTTAATAATTTTATTCTGATATTTGGCTCTATTCTCGATGTTCTTGAATTGCTTGTTCTTGATGCACATTCTACAGATGAAAGATCCAAGGCAATGGGATATCTCAGGGCTTGTCAAACATTTGAG TTTGATGGGCTATACGTTAGTTCTTTAAGATCACGTCGTAAACCTGATGACTGTACAGTCTTACATCATTATCGGGTTGATGTATTTTGCAAAATTATTGATTGGCAAATTCAAGAACTTAATGAACGTTTTGACGAAGTGACAACTCATTTGCTTCATGGAATTGCTTGTTTGAATCCAATTAACTCATTTTCAAGTTTTGACATCAGGAAAATAATGAGAATGGCTGAGTTATATCCTGATGACTTTGATGAATTTAGTATGGGTGCTCTTGAGAATCAACTTGCAAGTTATATTATTGATGTTCGTGATGTTGATGAAAGATTCTCCGATCTACATGGACTTTGTGATCTTTCAAAAAGATTAGTTCAGACAAAGAAGCATTCAAATTATCCTCTTGTATTTCGCTTAGTGAAACTTGCTTTGCTTCTGCCCGTTGCTACCGCATCCGTTAAAAGAGCTTTTTCGGCGATGAAGTTTATCAAGAATGACTTACGAAGTCGAATGAATGATGAGTTCTTTAGCGGTTGTTTGGTGCCTTATGTAGAAAAAAATGTGTTTGATAGTATTTCTAATGATGCTATTATTAAAACATTTCAAGATATGAAACCCCGTCGAGTGCAGTTGTAA